One Salinimonas marina DNA segment encodes these proteins:
- a CDS encoding XdhC family protein has protein sequence MKHHFYHLLEQWYHHKDDGQWLLATIIETHGSAYRKAGAMMLFNDTGAQLGVVSGGCLESDLYHHAQKCWMTGHARTVTYDMREEGDVAWRLGIGCGGEVTLLLQPVDAQNDYLCLNEVRARLLQNQSVHYCQSTQAGPATAHIGQDSTCVDDFCHTLTPPPTLLLLGGGVDAVPVCDLASRIGWRVLVNDERARYARPAEFASASQCTKQAADNIAALPHYQQADAVIIMHHQVELDARSLKAVTGEPPANLQYLALLGPQHRTKRVLEQANLCWNELPLPCSHRLALISAVSCPNLLPCLCCRRCMLLCIKNPIKLIVCRGTHAQHSDSGRGPFTAIRQ, from the coding sequence ATGAAACACCATTTTTACCACTTACTGGAACAGTGGTACCACCACAAAGATGACGGGCAGTGGCTACTGGCTACCATTATCGAAACCCACGGCTCGGCCTATCGCAAGGCCGGAGCCATGATGCTGTTCAATGATACCGGGGCTCAGTTAGGGGTGGTCAGTGGTGGCTGTCTTGAAAGTGACTTGTATCATCATGCGCAAAAATGCTGGATGACCGGCCACGCGCGCACGGTCACTTACGACATGCGCGAGGAAGGGGACGTCGCCTGGCGCCTGGGTATCGGTTGCGGCGGCGAAGTGACGCTGCTATTGCAGCCAGTTGACGCGCAAAATGACTACCTGTGTTTGAATGAGGTTCGGGCCAGGCTGTTGCAAAATCAATCGGTACATTATTGCCAGTCCACCCAGGCTGGTCCCGCCACAGCCCATATTGGGCAAGACTCCACCTGTGTTGACGACTTTTGCCATACGCTGACGCCGCCGCCCACCCTGTTGCTGTTGGGCGGGGGCGTGGATGCGGTGCCGGTATGCGATCTGGCCAGCCGAATCGGCTGGCGGGTACTGGTTAATGATGAACGGGCGCGCTATGCCCGGCCGGCTGAGTTTGCCAGTGCCAGTCAGTGTACTAAGCAGGCTGCGGATAACATCGCGGCTTTACCTCATTATCAGCAAGCCGATGCCGTGATTATCATGCACCATCAGGTGGAACTGGATGCCCGCAGTCTGAAGGCTGTTACGGGCGAACCGCCAGCAAATTTGCAGTATCTGGCGTTACTGGGCCCGCAGCACCGTACTAAGCGGGTACTGGAACAGGCGAATTTATGCTGGAATGAATTACCCTTACCCTGCAGTCACCGGCTGGCTTTGATATCGGCGGTGAGCTGCCCGAATCTATTGCCCTGTCTATGTTGTCGCAGGTGCATGCTGCTTTGCATCAAAAACCCTATAAAATTAATAGTTTGCCGGGGGACGCATGCTCAGCATAGCGATTCTGGCCGCGGGCCGTTCACAGCGATTCGGCAGTAA
- the cmoB gene encoding tRNA 5-methoxyuridine(34)/uridine 5-oxyacetic acid(34) synthase CmoB encodes MARQWFDSAYSCLIENGLSHWLESLPAQLQQWDQHGQHGEFNKWCRLIDKLPALPGADIDLATQVKVGNANDLTDYQSKQIAGLLRQFMPWRKGPFNLYGIDVDTEWRSDWKWDRVAKHLSPLANRKVLDVGCGSGYHLWRMYGEQAKCVFGIDPTNLFLIQFQAIKHFIGPAPVHYLPLGIEQMQPVQAFDTVFSMGVLYHRKDPLQFLEQLKAQLRSGGELVLETLIVEGDEHTVFMPGERYAQMRNVWFLPSLAALSTWLERLGFKDITVVDVNTTSLDEQRATDWMPNQSLKDFLDPHDLTKTIEGYPAPKRAVLIATRK; translated from the coding sequence CTGGCCCGCCAGTGGTTTGATAGCGCTTATTCCTGCCTGATTGAAAATGGTTTAAGCCATTGGCTGGAAAGCTTACCGGCACAATTACAGCAGTGGGACCAACATGGCCAGCATGGCGAATTTAATAAATGGTGTCGGTTAATTGATAAACTTCCGGCCCTGCCTGGCGCTGATATTGATCTTGCCACCCAGGTTAAAGTCGGTAACGCCAACGACCTCACCGATTATCAAAGCAAACAAATCGCCGGCTTGTTACGGCAGTTTATGCCGTGGCGAAAAGGTCCCTTCAATTTGTATGGCATTGATGTGGACACCGAATGGCGCTCGGATTGGAAATGGGATCGGGTGGCAAAACATCTCTCCCCGCTGGCTAACCGAAAAGTATTGGATGTCGGCTGCGGCAGTGGCTATCACCTGTGGCGAATGTATGGAGAACAGGCCAAATGTGTCTTTGGTATCGACCCTACCAACCTGTTTTTGATTCAGTTTCAGGCCATCAAGCATTTTATCGGTCCCGCTCCGGTTCATTATCTGCCACTCGGCATTGAACAAATGCAGCCAGTCCAGGCCTTCGATACGGTATTTTCCATGGGCGTGCTTTATCATCGTAAAGATCCCCTGCAGTTTTTAGAGCAGCTTAAAGCCCAGCTGCGTTCCGGGGGTGAACTGGTGCTTGAAACGCTTATTGTAGAAGGTGATGAACATACGGTCTTCATGCCCGGCGAACGCTACGCTCAAATGCGTAATGTCTGGTTTTTGCCTTCTCTAGCAGCCCTGTCCACCTGGCTGGAGCGCCTGGGTTTTAAAGATATTACGGTAGTAGATGTGAATACCACCAGCCTGGATGAGCAGCGCGCCACAGACTGGATGCCTAACCAGAGCCTGAAAGATTTTCTGGACCCCCACGACCTTACCAAAACCATTGAAGGTTATCCCGCCCCCAAACGTGCGGTACTGATTGCTACCCGCAAATAA
- a CDS encoding nucleotidyltransferase family protein, translating into MLSIAILAAGRSQRFGSNKMLLPLTDGQTLLGHCIDQCAPLSPSPVMVISGAYHNALSQHDFARPIQLIHNANWEQGMATSIHEAVAYTQTLPKEVTHLLITLGDLPLVTTSSLNSLWEVAKTQPETIIASFWEGKATAPAIFPRCFWPLLTQLSGDKGAGILLQDAMAQSPPACIPVPHAEARVDIDTPQTYREFLG; encoded by the coding sequence ATGCTCAGCATAGCGATTCTGGCCGCGGGCCGTTCACAGCGATTCGGCAGTAATAAGATGTTGCTACCGTTAACCGATGGACAGACTTTGCTGGGTCACTGTATTGACCAATGTGCGCCTCTGTCACCCTCGCCGGTGATGGTGATAAGCGGGGCCTATCATAACGCATTAAGCCAGCACGACTTTGCCAGGCCCATACAGCTAATTCATAACGCCAACTGGGAGCAGGGGATGGCGACCAGTATTCACGAAGCGGTGGCCTACACCCAGACGCTGCCCAAGGAGGTAACCCATTTGCTTATTACGCTGGGTGATTTGCCGTTGGTGACGACCTCCAGCCTGAATAGTTTATGGGAGGTGGCCAAAACCCAACCCGAAACCATTATCGCCAGCTTCTGGGAAGGAAAAGCAACCGCCCCGGCAATCTTTCCCAGGTGCTTCTGGCCGTTACTGACTCAGCTTTCAGGTGACAAGGGCGCCGGTATCTTATTGCAGGATGCCATGGCCCAATCGCCGCCGGCTTGTATTCCTGTGCCCCATGCCGAAGCCAGAGTCGATATCGACACGCCACAAACTTACCGGGAATTTTTAGGGTGA
- a CDS encoding glycosyltransferase family protein, with amino-acid sequence MADFYQNGVVTTLHNLANRPTEELEAELLRFSQKRPMALILPSLYSELEGEALPNILEHLQQVPYLSEIVIGLDRADKEQYKSALKFFGKLPQHHRILWNDGPRLQALDKELTELGLAPKELGKGRNVWYCMGYILASNRAESVALHDCDILTYNRDLLARLIYPVANPMFNYEFCKGYYARVADGKINGRVSRLLVTPLLRALKRTLGDNEYLEFMDSFRYPLAGEFSFRRDVLNDIRIPSDWGLEIGVLSEMHRNYSHNRLCQADIAETYDHKHQDLSLHDDQGGLSKMSIDITKALFRKLATQGVAFSPETFRAVKATYYRIALDFVETYHNDAIMNGLNLDIHREEKAVEMFASNIMKAGQSFLDSPMQTPFIPSWNRVTSAVPDILDRLLEAVEADTSELLE; translated from the coding sequence ATGGCCGACTTTTATCAAAACGGTGTGGTGACAACCTTACATAATCTGGCAAATCGTCCCACCGAAGAGCTGGAGGCAGAGCTACTTCGCTTTTCTCAGAAACGCCCGATGGCGTTGATTCTGCCGTCGCTATATTCCGAGCTTGAGGGCGAGGCCCTGCCCAATATTCTTGAGCACTTACAACAGGTTCCATACTTGTCTGAGATTGTTATCGGGCTGGACCGCGCGGACAAAGAGCAATACAAAAGTGCTTTGAAATTTTTTGGCAAGCTGCCGCAGCATCACCGGATACTGTGGAATGATGGGCCTCGTCTGCAGGCTCTTGATAAAGAGCTTACCGAACTGGGACTGGCACCAAAAGAATTGGGTAAAGGCCGCAATGTCTGGTATTGCATGGGGTATATTTTGGCCTCAAATCGCGCCGAATCCGTGGCCCTGCATGACTGTGATATTTTAACCTACAATCGCGATTTATTAGCCAGACTGATCTACCCGGTGGCAAACCCCATGTTTAACTATGAGTTTTGCAAAGGCTATTACGCCCGGGTTGCCGATGGCAAGATTAACGGCCGGGTGTCACGCCTGCTGGTTACTCCGTTATTACGCGCCTTAAAGCGTACCTTAGGCGATAATGAATACCTCGAATTTATGGACAGCTTTCGCTATCCGCTAGCCGGAGAGTTTTCGTTTCGTCGCGATGTGCTTAATGATATCCGAATCCCCAGTGACTGGGGCCTGGAAATTGGCGTATTGTCGGAAATGCACCGTAATTATTCCCATAATCGGCTGTGTCAGGCCGATATCGCCGAAACCTACGACCATAAACACCAGGATTTATCGCTGCACGATGATCAGGGCGGTTTGTCTAAAATGTCTATCGACATTACCAAAGCTCTGTTTCGCAAATTAGCCACCCAGGGCGTGGCCTTCAGTCCCGAAACCTTCCGGGCAGTAAAAGCCACGTATTACCGGATTGCGCTGGACTTTGTCGAAACCTATCATAATGACGCCATCATGAATGGGCTGAATCTGGATATTCACCGTGAAGAAAAAGCGGTGGAAATGTTTGCCAGCAATATTATGAAAGCGGGCCAGAGCTTCTTAGACAGCCCCATGCAAACCCCGTTTATTCCAAGCTGGAACCGGGTCACCAGTGCCGTACCTGATATTCTTGATCGGCTGCTCGAAGCAGTAGAGGCGGATACATCTGAATTACTGGAGTAG
- a CDS encoding HAD-IIB family hydrolase — MTSMQTLVFTDMDGTLLDHNTYSYEPARPALEALAQQQIPVIPTTSKTYAEMLVLRKTIGLNGPFIVENGAAVFIPHNFFDQKPAGTVWQDGFWCKSFISSKQHWLQLLEQIKAEFDQQFTHFSAMSLKQIQHATGLNEDDARRAARRQYGEPVLWQGEASAKQAFIEAISARGGYPLEGGRFIHISGDCDKGQALQWLCNEYQRQHNVRTQSVALGDGNNDIAMLEAADIAIRIHSPNHEPPELQKQQQVYTSTQHGPAGWNETLTTLLSLPI; from the coding sequence ATGACATCAATGCAAACGCTGGTTTTTACCGATATGGATGGCACCCTGCTGGATCACAATACCTATAGTTATGAGCCAGCCAGACCTGCGCTTGAAGCATTGGCGCAGCAGCAGATCCCAGTGATTCCCACCACCAGCAAAACCTATGCTGAGATGCTGGTATTAAGAAAAACCATCGGGCTGAACGGGCCTTTTATTGTAGAAAACGGCGCGGCGGTGTTTATTCCTCATAACTTTTTTGATCAAAAGCCTGCCGGAACCGTATGGCAGGACGGCTTTTGGTGCAAATCGTTTATTTCATCTAAACAGCACTGGCTGCAACTTTTGGAACAGATAAAAGCCGAATTTGATCAGCAGTTTACCCATTTCAGTGCCATGAGTCTGAAGCAAATTCAGCACGCCACCGGGTTGAATGAAGATGATGCACGCCGGGCCGCTCGTCGCCAATATGGTGAGCCGGTACTTTGGCAAGGCGAAGCGTCGGCAAAACAGGCCTTTATAGAGGCAATTTCAGCCCGGGGTGGCTATCCTTTAGAGGGCGGCCGGTTTATTCATATTTCAGGAGACTGTGATAAAGGCCAGGCATTACAATGGTTATGCAACGAATATCAGCGCCAGCATAATGTCCGGACACAATCGGTGGCCCTGGGCGATGGCAACAACGATATTGCGATGCTCGAAGCAGCAGACATTGCCATACGCATCCATTCGCCCAATCACGAGCCGCCAGAATTACAAAAACAACAACAGGTTTACACCAGTACCCAACATGGCCCCGCTGGCTGGAACGAGACACTGACAACATTGCTTTCATTACCTATTTAG
- a CDS encoding rhomboid family intramembrane serine protease codes for MSNPASYSLAGAIKSVTCAVALLWVIQSAGVLFDLPLSLLAVYPLELSRVHGIVTSVLVHSGYEHLFNNTLPLLVLGSVLVYGYPSSRFKVIVITWLGSGLGVWLFGREANHLGASGLAHGLFFFVFVVSVLRRDARSVALMMIAFFMYGTMVLTIFPTEPDISYEAHFFGGVSGLIAALIWWREDPRPERKTYSWENPEEPDDPQIREQLSRAPDAPETEPEEPPR; via the coding sequence ATGAGCAACCCTGCGTCTTATAGTCTGGCGGGGGCGATCAAAAGTGTCACCTGTGCGGTTGCTTTGTTGTGGGTGATTCAGTCAGCCGGCGTATTGTTTGATCTGCCTTTATCCTTGCTGGCGGTTTATCCCCTTGAGCTTAGCCGGGTACACGGTATTGTAACCTCAGTACTGGTTCATTCCGGCTATGAGCATCTGTTTAATAACACCCTGCCGCTACTGGTGCTTGGCAGCGTGCTGGTGTATGGCTATCCATCGTCACGCTTTAAAGTGATAGTGATAACCTGGCTGGGGAGCGGGCTGGGCGTATGGTTATTCGGCCGCGAAGCAAATCACCTGGGGGCCAGCGGCCTGGCCCACGGCTTATTCTTTTTTGTGTTTGTGGTTTCGGTATTACGCCGCGATGCCCGTTCGGTAGCGTTGATGATGATCGCCTTTTTTATGTATGGCACCATGGTGCTGACCATCTTTCCTACTGAGCCGGATATTTCCTACGAGGCGCACTTTTTTGGGGGCGTCTCGGGCCTGATTGCAGCGCTTATTTGGTGGCGTGAAGACCCTCGTCCCGAGCGCAAAACCTACAGCTGGGAAAACCCCGAAGAACCCGATGATCCACAAATCCGGGAACAGCTGTCCCGGGCGCCCGATGCTCCCGAGACAGAACCCGAAGAACCTCCCCGCTAA
- the moeA gene encoding molybdopterin molybdotransferase MoeA, whose amino-acid sequence MASEQWLSLPDARRALLQQARPVAEVQNCPVVHALGRIVAENIYAPINVPPLAVSAMDGYALAPGAVNPTNTFEIVVTILAGQDVSTIQLKPGQAARIMTGAGIPDGADRVVMQENTTQSANTVQVGPLPGPGENIRAKGNDIACNEQVVSAGVRLKPAHLMLLSSLGIAHIRVYRKLNVALLATGDELRYPGDSLSPGQIYNSNSVGIAALLQPYDVNLIDLGIVADKPEALKQIFKDAMACADILISSGGVSVGEADHVKSVLQNLGRVGFWKVAMKPGKPFAFGHLDTCLFCGVPGNPVSAYVTTEQLVVPLIQHIQGEQHLPEPLIIEATLTAEVRHRPGRAEFVRAQLAQDAHGRWQVAPLPKQSSGVMTTVTRANAYLLVPADSHGLACNTLVSVQPFDLHSNWSPSAS is encoded by the coding sequence ATGGCTTCGGAGCAATGGCTGAGTTTACCAGATGCCCGCCGCGCACTGTTGCAGCAGGCGCGGCCGGTGGCTGAGGTGCAAAACTGTCCGGTGGTCCATGCGCTTGGGCGCATTGTCGCTGAGAATATCTATGCCCCCATCAACGTCCCGCCCCTGGCTGTGTCGGCGATGGACGGCTATGCGTTGGCGCCCGGCGCCGTCAACCCCACCAATACCTTTGAAATCGTCGTGACCATACTGGCGGGTCAGGATGTTTCCACCATACAGCTAAAACCTGGGCAGGCTGCGCGGATCATGACCGGGGCAGGCATTCCGGACGGGGCTGACCGGGTGGTAATGCAGGAAAATACCACGCAAAGCGCCAACACAGTACAGGTAGGCCCTTTGCCCGGTCCGGGGGAAAACATTCGGGCTAAGGGCAACGATATTGCCTGTAACGAGCAGGTGGTAAGTGCCGGGGTTCGGCTAAAGCCAGCACACCTGATGTTGCTCAGCTCTTTGGGTATCGCCCATATCCGGGTGTATCGCAAACTGAATGTCGCGTTACTGGCGACCGGCGATGAATTGAGATACCCGGGTGATTCACTCTCACCCGGACAAATCTACAACTCTAACAGTGTTGGTATCGCGGCGTTGCTGCAGCCCTATGATGTTAACCTTATTGATTTGGGCATTGTTGCGGATAAACCTGAAGCGCTAAAGCAGATATTTAAAGATGCCATGGCCTGCGCCGATATTTTGATTAGTTCGGGCGGCGTGTCTGTGGGTGAGGCTGATCATGTAAAATCGGTATTGCAGAACCTCGGTCGTGTGGGCTTCTGGAAGGTCGCCATGAAACCCGGTAAACCCTTTGCGTTTGGTCATCTCGATACGTGCTTGTTCTGCGGTGTTCCCGGTAATCCGGTGTCGGCGTATGTCACCACCGAGCAACTGGTGGTACCGCTGATTCAGCATATCCAGGGCGAACAACATTTACCCGAGCCACTGATCATCGAGGCTACGCTTACGGCTGAGGTTCGTCATCGGCCTGGCCGGGCAGAATTTGTGCGTGCCCAACTTGCCCAGGATGCCCACGGCCGCTGGCAGGTGGCCCCGCTGCCAAAGCAAAGTTCCGGGGTGATGACCACGGTTACCCGCGCCAATGCTTACCTGCTGGTCCCGGCCGACAGTCACGGACTGGCGTGCAATACCCTGGTGTCCGTTCAGCCTTTTGATTTACACAGCAACTGGAGTCCTTCTGCCTCGTGA
- a CDS encoding MATE family efflux transporter yields the protein MTLFTPRFALESKRLIQLTWPLLIAQITQMLMGVVDTVMAGQYNALDMAAVALGFSITIPLMCFLQGIALALPPIISRYQGKGASGQVAFAAQQAGYLLLLIGALIVCLYPLVPTILNWFPMESGLYTITLDYVHYVLISMPAFALYQWLRNYCEGLGNTKPTMIITVIGLGFNVIANYVFIYGVGPIPAFGGAGCGIATAIVITVMFFSTLVYTSKSRRLSVYGLFNTLHLPDFKMMLRTFRLGFPVAMTLLFEVTLFAVVALLLAPFGATTVAAHQVALNFSSLMFMFPLSMGMAVSIRVGYRVGQKNYRQATTAVHSALVIGLLVAIGTASFTLLAKDFIIGLYTNDPAVSSLASALLIYAAMFQFSDAIQVISANALRGYKDTTAMFIISFCAYWGVGLPTGVILGRTDWLTAAPMAAAGFWIGIIAGLSCAAILLGARLYYVVKHQPQRRVA from the coding sequence GTGACCTTATTCACCCCTCGATTTGCCCTGGAAAGTAAACGCCTGATCCAGCTGACCTGGCCGCTGTTAATCGCTCAAATCACCCAAATGCTGATGGGCGTGGTCGATACCGTCATGGCCGGACAATACAATGCGCTGGATATGGCGGCGGTGGCCCTGGGCTTTAGTATTACCATTCCGTTAATGTGCTTTTTACAGGGTATTGCATTGGCCCTGCCACCAATTATTTCCCGTTATCAGGGTAAGGGGGCCTCGGGGCAGGTGGCATTTGCTGCGCAGCAGGCCGGTTATCTGTTGTTACTGATAGGCGCTTTAATAGTGTGTCTGTATCCTTTGGTGCCAACCATTCTTAATTGGTTTCCAATGGAGTCCGGGCTCTACACGATTACGCTGGACTATGTTCACTATGTACTGATAAGTATGCCGGCGTTTGCCCTGTATCAGTGGCTTCGCAACTATTGTGAGGGCCTGGGCAATACCAAACCTACCATGATCATCACGGTTATCGGTCTGGGTTTTAATGTCATCGCCAATTATGTGTTTATCTATGGTGTCGGCCCCATCCCTGCCTTTGGGGGCGCCGGCTGCGGGATCGCCACCGCGATCGTGATCACAGTGATGTTTTTCAGTACGCTGGTGTATACCAGCAAAAGCCGCCGTCTGAGTGTATACGGGTTATTTAACACCCTACATTTGCCGGATTTTAAAATGATGCTGCGCACCTTCAGGTTAGGTTTCCCGGTCGCGATGACCCTGTTGTTTGAGGTCACCCTGTTTGCGGTAGTGGCATTATTGCTGGCCCCGTTTGGGGCCACCACCGTCGCCGCCCACCAGGTAGCGCTGAACTTTTCATCGCTGATGTTTATGTTTCCGCTGAGTATGGGTATGGCAGTTTCGATTCGGGTCGGATATCGGGTCGGCCAGAAAAATTATCGGCAAGCCACCACTGCGGTACACAGCGCCCTGGTTATCGGGTTACTGGTCGCCATTGGTACCGCCAGCTTCACCCTGTTAGCCAAGGATTTTATTATTGGTCTGTATACCAATGATCCAGCGGTCTCCTCGCTGGCCAGTGCGCTGCTTATTTATGCGGCTATGTTTCAGTTTTCTGATGCGATTCAGGTGATTTCAGCCAATGCGCTGCGTGGCTATAAGGATACCACCGCCATGTTTATCATTAGCTTTTGCGCATACTGGGGCGTGGGTCTGCCCACCGGGGTTATACTGGGGCGCACCGACTGGCTCACGGCAGCACCGATGGCAGCCGCGGGTTTCTGGATAGGCATTATTGCCGGATTAAGTTGTGCGGCGATACTGCTGGGCGCCCGACTTTATTATGTGGTCAAACACCAGCCCCAGCGACGCGTTGCCTGA
- a CDS encoding alpha-amylase family glycosyl hydrolase: MTTNWNSLHDKVTHHLQTIYANVSLEKSVAELATELIESMGLANDHDIVEPKHHCNYWDEQDVMMITYGDSIMHGHEKPLFTLHRFLQTYCKNTINKVHLLPFYPYSSDDGFSVIDYSSVNEALGEWTDIRRLADDYGLMFDLVVNHCSARSAWFENFIKGEGPGSDFFFTASPDDDLSQVTRPRVSPLLRETPTQHGTKYVWCTFSHDQVDFDFSNPKVLLAFMQIIRLYIDKGAKVFRLDAVAFLWKIVGTTCINLPQTHEVIRLMRTLIEHVDPGIIIITETNIPNRENLTYFGNANEAHAIYNFSLPPLLVNTLVTGDCRYLKSWMMGMPPAQNGTTYFNFIASHDGIGLRPAEGLLDDEEISTLVHTMQNYGGKISWRASAHGQQKPYEINITLFDALQGTVDGPDRWQVQRFICAHAIMLGMEGMPGIYIHSLLGTSNDYEKVANTGQNRSINRKRWEYDELERLLDSPYSQHHRVLTQMSQLIRIRKAQPAFHPNATQFTLQLGNQLFGYWRQSLDRNQSIFCVSNISNEEQSVLMSDINLIGTDHWVDLISGETIEDDSGYLHLTPYQTVWISNHHHQ, from the coding sequence ATGACCACGAACTGGAATTCTTTACACGATAAGGTTACCCATCATTTGCAGACCATTTATGCAAATGTCAGCCTGGAAAAGTCAGTGGCAGAACTGGCTACCGAATTAATCGAAAGCATGGGGCTTGCCAATGATCATGACATTGTGGAGCCCAAACATCACTGCAACTACTGGGATGAGCAGGATGTAATGATGATCACCTATGGTGATAGCATCATGCATGGGCACGAAAAGCCGCTGTTCACCCTGCACCGTTTTTTGCAGACTTACTGCAAAAATACCATCAATAAGGTGCATTTACTGCCGTTCTACCCATACAGCTCAGACGATGGTTTTTCGGTCATTGACTACTCCAGTGTGAATGAGGCACTGGGTGAATGGACCGACATCCGCCGGCTGGCGGATGATTACGGGCTGATGTTTGATTTAGTGGTGAACCATTGCTCGGCCCGCAGTGCCTGGTTTGAAAACTTTATTAAAGGGGAAGGCCCTGGCAGTGATTTTTTCTTCACCGCCAGTCCCGATGATGATTTGTCGCAGGTAACCCGGCCACGGGTTTCACCCTTGCTACGTGAAACCCCTACCCAACACGGCACTAAATATGTCTGGTGCACCTTTAGCCATGATCAGGTCGATTTTGACTTTTCAAACCCCAAGGTGCTGTTGGCGTTTATGCAGATCATTCGGCTGTATATCGACAAAGGGGCCAAGGTGTTTCGCCTGGATGCCGTCGCGTTTTTATGGAAGATTGTCGGCACCACCTGCATTAACCTGCCTCAGACTCATGAGGTGATCCGGTTGATGCGTACCTTAATAGAACATGTCGATCCGGGCATCATCATCATTACTGAAACCAATATCCCGAATCGGGAAAATCTGACGTATTTTGGTAATGCCAACGAAGCTCATGCCATTTATAACTTTTCATTGCCGCCGCTGCTGGTCAATACGCTGGTTACCGGCGACTGCCGCTATCTTAAAAGCTGGATGATGGGCATGCCCCCGGCCCAAAATGGTACCACCTATTTTAATTTCATTGCTTCGCATGATGGTATCGGTTTACGCCCGGCCGAGGGCTTGCTGGACGACGAGGAAATCTCCACGCTGGTGCATACCATGCAAAATTATGGGGGCAAGATTTCGTGGCGGGCCTCGGCTCATGGTCAGCAAAAACCCTATGAAATCAATATCACCCTGTTTGATGCGTTGCAGGGCACAGTGGATGGGCCAGATCGCTGGCAGGTGCAGCGATTTATTTGTGCCCATGCCATCATGCTGGGCATGGAAGGTATGCCGGGCATTTATATCCATAGTCTGCTGGGCACCTCCAACGATTATGAAAAGGTGGCCAATACCGGTCAGAACCGCTCCATCAACCGCAAGCGCTGGGAATATGACGAGCTGGAGCGGTTACTGGACTCGCCCTATTCGCAGCATCACCGGGTACTCACCCAAATGTCACAATTGATTCGAATTCGTAAGGCGCAGCCGGCGTTTCACCCTAATGCCACGCAGTTTACGCTGCAACTGGGCAATCAGTTGTTCGGTTACTGGCGACAAAGCCTGGATCGTAATCAAAGTATCTTTTGTGTCAGTAATATCTCTAATGAGGAACAGTCGGTATTGATGTCTGACATCAATCTTATTGGTACGGATCACTGGGTAGATTTAATCAGCGGCGAAACCATTGAAGATGACAGTGGTTATCTGCATTTGACGCCCTATCAAACCGTCTGGATCAGCAACCATCACCATCAATAG
- the cmoA gene encoding carboxy-S-adenosyl-L-methionine synthase CmoA, protein MSKQDKIFANPMQSVDDFTFDEAVADVFPDMIKRSVPGYQTIVHTIGELASRYVKSATKVYDLGCSLGAASLSVARATHDTPCDIIAIDSSKAMVERCSRTIASFALPNPITVEQKLAQETDIENASMVIMNFTLQFIQPDDRLALLQRIYAGMNPGAILVLSEKVSHPTLSGNELLIDLHHQFKRDNGYSELEVSQKRAALENVMLTDSFDAHQQRLLEAGFDDVVKWYQCYNFMSLVAIKGKST, encoded by the coding sequence GTGAGTAAACAAGACAAAATCTTTGCCAACCCGATGCAATCGGTAGACGACTTTACCTTTGATGAAGCGGTGGCTGATGTTTTTCCCGATATGATAAAACGTTCGGTGCCCGGGTATCAGACCATCGTGCATACCATTGGCGAGCTTGCCAGCCGCTATGTAAAAAGCGCCACCAAGGTGTATGATCTCGGCTGCTCTTTAGGTGCAGCCAGTTTATCGGTGGCTCGTGCTACCCATGATACCCCCTGCGACATCATTGCCATCGACAGCTCCAAAGCCATGGTCGAACGCTGTAGTCGAACCATTGCCTCCTTCGCCCTGCCTAACCCTATCACTGTGGAGCAAAAGCTGGCGCAGGAAACCGACATTGAAAATGCATCCATGGTGATTATGAATTTTACCTTGCAGTTTATTCAGCCTGACGATCGTCTGGCGTTATTACAGCGCATTTATGCCGGCATGAATCCTGGTGCTATTTTAGTGTTGTCAGAAAAGGTCAGCCACCCCACCCTAAGCGGCAATGAACTGCTGATTGACCTGCATCATCAGTTCAAGCGGGATAATGGTTATAGCGAACTGGAGGTTTCCCAAAAACGCGCGGCGCTGGAGAATGTGATGCTGACTGACTCATTTGATGCGCACCAACAACGACTGCTGGAGGCAGGCTTTGACGACGTGGTGAAGTGGTATCAGTGCTACAACTTTATGTCGTTGGTAGCAATAAAAGGAAAAAGCACATGA